One genomic region from Flagellimonas oceani encodes:
- a CDS encoding UDP-2,3-diacylglucosamine diphosphatase, translated as MSLPKGKKVYFASDNHLGAPTRKDSLPREKKFVAWLDSIKEDAAAIFLMGDLFDFWFEYKTVVPKGFTRTLGKLAELSDMGIPIFYFVGNHDLWMNGYFEEELNIPVYHKPQQFRINDTSFFIAHGDGLGPHDKGFKRMKKVFTNPVAKWFFKWLHPDLGVRLGQHLSVNNKIISGEADAKFLGEDKEWLILYAKHKLEEQHYDHFIFGHRHLPMEIKLNEKSTYTNLGDWISYFTYAVFDGEKLTLEKLED; from the coding sequence ATCTCACTTCCTAAAGGCAAAAAAGTCTATTTCGCGAGCGATAACCACCTCGGGGCACCCACCCGAAAAGACAGTTTGCCCCGTGAGAAAAAATTTGTGGCCTGGCTCGATTCCATAAAGGAAGATGCAGCTGCCATTTTTTTAATGGGCGACCTTTTCGACTTTTGGTTCGAGTACAAAACCGTGGTGCCCAAAGGTTTTACGCGAACCCTTGGTAAGCTGGCCGAGCTATCGGATATGGGCATTCCCATTTTCTATTTTGTGGGCAATCATGATCTTTGGATGAACGGTTATTTTGAGGAAGAACTCAACATTCCCGTGTACCATAAACCGCAGCAGTTTCGCATCAACGACACTTCTTTTTTTATTGCACACGGAGATGGCTTGGGGCCACACGACAAAGGCTTCAAACGGATGAAAAAGGTATTTACGAATCCGGTGGCCAAATGGTTCTTTAAATGGCTTCACCCTGATTTGGGCGTTCGCTTGGGACAACATCTATCCGTGAACAACAAAATTATTTCCGGCGAAGCGGACGCTAAATTTTTAGGGGAAGATAAAGAATGGCTCATTTTGTATGCCAAGCACAAGCTGGAAGAGCAGCATTATGATCATTTTATTTTTGGTCATCGGCATTTGCCCATGGAGATCAAACTCAACGAAAAATCGACCTATACCAATCTCGGGGATTGGATTTCTTATTTTACCTATGCTGTTTTTGATGGCGAAAAATTGACTTTGGAAAAATTGGAGGATTAA
- a CDS encoding uracil-DNA glycosylase family protein: MDELLFQIRNCTHCQEHLPLGPRPILAAHPASKIVIIGQAPGTKVHQTGVPWDDPSGKQLRKWLNVTDEQFYNEKLFALIPMGFCYPGKGKSGDLPPRPECAPLWHRSLVEQMPNLKLTILIGQYAQSYYLKKAREKNLTETVRNYKNYLPNYFVLPHPSPRNRFWLSKNPWFEEDVLPDLRKRVLMNLD; this comes from the coding sequence ATGGACGAATTACTATTCCAAATACGGAACTGCACCCATTGCCAAGAACATTTGCCCTTGGGGCCCAGACCCATTCTTGCCGCCCATCCAGCATCAAAAATTGTCATTATTGGGCAGGCGCCAGGAACCAAGGTGCACCAAACGGGGGTTCCGTGGGACGACCCTAGTGGCAAACAGCTCAGAAAATGGCTCAATGTAACGGACGAGCAATTTTACAATGAAAAGCTTTTTGCACTGATTCCAATGGGGTTTTGTTATCCGGGCAAAGGAAAATCTGGGGATTTGCCACCACGGCCCGAGTGTGCTCCTTTATGGCACCGATCTCTGGTAGAGCAAATGCCGAACCTTAAATTGACCATCTTGATTGGCCAATATGCACAGTCGTATTATTTGAAAAAAGCCCGAGAAAAGAATCTAACCGAAACAGTGAGGAACTATAAAAACTATCTTCCCAACTATTTTGTGCTGCCGCACCCATCGCCAAGAAATCGGTTTTGGTTGAGCAAAAACCCATGGTTTGAAGAAGACGTGTTGCCGGATTTAAGAAAAAGAGTTTTGATGAATCTTGATTAA
- a CDS encoding enoyl-CoA hydratase/isomerase family protein codes for MSTDRVNESLYTHIENRIATVEFGHPASNSFVSELLARLAKEFDKLGENEEVSVILLKSEGERAFCAGASFDELVAVSNLEEGKQFFSGFANVINAMRKCPKPIIGRVQGKTVGGGVGLASACDYVHATVEAAIKLSEISIGIGPFVIAPAVERKMGKAALAELTLYPTEWKNAYWAKEQGLYAKVYDSISEMDKELDIHLQKLAAYNPEALAEMKKVLWEGTEHWDDLLLERAEASGRLALSPNTKKALEKFKK; via the coding sequence ATGTCCACAGATAGAGTCAACGAAAGTTTATATACTCATATAGAAAATAGGATTGCTACGGTCGAATTCGGCCATCCAGCAAGTAACTCCTTTGTTTCCGAACTTTTGGCCAGACTCGCCAAGGAATTTGACAAGCTCGGTGAAAACGAAGAGGTTTCCGTTATTCTATTAAAATCAGAAGGCGAAAGAGCCTTTTGTGCCGGTGCCTCTTTTGATGAATTGGTGGCCGTTTCCAACTTGGAGGAAGGCAAACAGTTCTTCAGCGGGTTCGCCAACGTGATCAATGCCATGCGCAAATGCCCCAAACCGATTATTGGTCGGGTACAGGGGAAAACCGTTGGTGGCGGGGTCGGATTGGCCTCGGCCTGTGATTATGTGCACGCAACGGTCGAAGCCGCCATCAAACTATCCGAGATTTCCATAGGAATAGGCCCGTTTGTGATTGCACCCGCAGTGGAACGCAAAATGGGCAAAGCAGCCTTGGCCGAGCTTACTCTATATCCCACGGAGTGGAAAAATGCCTATTGGGCCAAGGAACAAGGCTTATATGCCAAAGTGTACGATTCCATTTCCGAAATGGACAAAGAGCTGGACATTCATCTGCAAAAATTGGCGGCCTATAACCCAGAAGCACTAGCAGAAATGAAAAAAGTGCTCTGGGAAGGAACCGAGCATTGGGACGACCTGTTGTTGGAACGTGCCGAAGCATCGGGTAGATTGGCACTGTCCCCAAACACTAAAAAAGCATTGGAAAAATTTAAAAAGTAG
- a CDS encoding type II toxin-antitoxin system RelE family toxin yields the protein MKIKYHKSLEKDLRKINDKKIKQKLKLIILKMKEAQVLDELTSIKKLAGHPNAFRMRIGSYRLGFYYENNTLILSRFVKRNDIYKLFP from the coding sequence ATGAAAATCAAATATCATAAATCACTTGAAAAGGATTTAAGAAAGATTAATGATAAAAAGATAAAGCAAAAGTTAAAGCTTATCATTCTCAAAATGAAAGAAGCACAGGTTTTGGATGAGCTTACGTCCATCAAAAAATTGGCAGGACACCCCAACGCTTTCAGAATGAGGATAGGTTCTTACCGACTGGGTTTTTATTATGAAAACAATACCTTAATATTGTCTCGTTTTGTAAAACGAAATGACATCTATAAACTTTTTCCGTAG
- a CDS encoding OsmC family protein codes for MTNHVTTKWLGEMAFESNNPSGHTVRIDAGEDSGGSGAGLRPKALMLSSLAGCSGLDVASLIKKMKLEVDDFKIETIANLTDEHPKHYDSVVVEYHFTGADLNEEKLKKAVDLSVEKYCGVMEMFRKFAQLEIKTIFHHK; via the coding sequence ATGACAAATCATGTGACAACCAAATGGTTAGGCGAAATGGCCTTTGAAAGCAACAACCCTTCCGGACATACCGTTCGAATCGATGCTGGGGAGGACAGTGGCGGTTCTGGAGCAGGTTTACGTCCCAAAGCCCTAATGTTATCAAGTTTGGCAGGGTGTTCCGGTCTGGACGTGGCTTCGCTCATCAAAAAAATGAAACTGGAAGTGGATGATTTCAAAATAGAGACCATAGCCAACCTAACCGATGAGCATCCAAAACACTATGATTCCGTGGTGGTCGAATATCATTTTACGGGAGCTGACTTAAACGAGGAAAAGCTCAAAAAAGCAGTGGATCTTTCCGTGGAAAAGTATTGTGGCGTTATGGAAATGTTCAGAAAATTTGCCCAGTTGGAAATCAAGACCATTTTTCATCATAAGTAA
- a CDS encoding MFS transporter yields MDPYAALRYKEFNIFLIVRFAMVFAWSMQFIVIEWQVYSLTKDPLSLGIIGLMEVIPAVSMALFAGHIVDQKEKRNLLITCIAGFSVISLGLFLLSWPGLEDAWESKTILYSIYALVFLGGFVRSFLGPTIFSLIALIVPKKIYPNAATWSSSTWQLASVLGPALAGFSISWIGVHWSMCVIFGFSLMALFFLFRIPRKPIMNPKLGEPVFQSLRDGLKFVFGNKAIFGALTLDMIAVLFGGAVALLPIYAQDILHVGSEGFGILRAAPAVGASITMLGSTRFPLHKNAGKKLLWAVFAFGVCIIVFGLSELFWLSVIALFLSGAVDGVSMIIRQTILQLKTPDNMRGRVASVNSMFVGSSNELGAFESGLAAKLLGTVTAVVFGGCMTILTAGTTAIVSPTFRRLDLQKDIDEHERED; encoded by the coding sequence ATGGACCCCTACGCAGCACTTCGCTATAAGGAATTCAACATATTTTTGATTGTACGCTTCGCCATGGTATTCGCATGGTCCATGCAGTTTATTGTGATCGAGTGGCAAGTCTATTCGTTGACCAAAGACCCGCTTTCCCTTGGCATTATTGGTTTGATGGAGGTGATTCCTGCGGTGAGCATGGCCCTTTTTGCGGGGCATATTGTAGACCAGAAAGAAAAACGAAACCTTTTGATCACCTGTATTGCTGGATTCTCGGTGATTAGTCTGGGACTCTTTTTATTGAGCTGGCCCGGGCTTGAAGATGCCTGGGAATCCAAGACCATTTTGTATTCCATTTATGCACTTGTGTTTTTAGGCGGGTTTGTGCGCTCATTTTTGGGCCCGACCATATTTTCGCTGATTGCTTTGATCGTTCCCAAAAAGATATATCCGAATGCGGCCACATGGAGTAGCTCCACTTGGCAGTTAGCATCCGTATTGGGTCCTGCTTTGGCCGGTTTCTCCATTAGTTGGATTGGTGTGCATTGGAGTATGTGCGTTATTTTTGGCTTCTCGCTGATGGCGCTGTTTTTCCTTTTCCGGATACCCAGAAAACCCATTATGAACCCAAAACTTGGGGAACCCGTGTTCCAAAGTTTACGGGATGGACTCAAATTTGTTTTTGGCAACAAGGCGATATTTGGAGCGCTGACTTTGGATATGATTGCCGTTCTTTTTGGAGGCGCCGTAGCACTTTTGCCCATTTACGCACAGGATATTTTGCACGTGGGTTCCGAAGGATTCGGAATTTTGAGGGCGGCTCCTGCCGTGGGAGCTTCCATTACGATGTTGGGCTCCACACGATTTCCGTTGCACAAAAATGCAGGTAAAAAATTGTTGTGGGCCGTGTTTGCATTTGGGGTCTGTATCATCGTGTTTGGACTGTCAGAACTGTTTTGGTTATCCGTAATAGCCTTGTTCCTCAGTGGCGCAGTGGATGGCGTTTCCATGATCATACGCCAAACCATATTACAATTAAAAACGCCGGACAATATGAGGGGCAGGGTAGCTTCGGTAAATTCCATGTTCGTGGGTTCCTCCAACGAGTTGGGCGCTTTTGAAAGTGGATTGGCCGCCAAATTGTTGGGAACGGTCACAGCGGTGGTCTTTGGTGGATGTATGACAATCTTAACGGCGGGCACAACGGCGATTGTTTCGCCAACCTTTAGGCGATTGGACCTTCAAAAAGATATTGACGAGCACGAGAGGGAGGATTAA
- a CDS encoding thymidine kinase, whose product MFLENTVNPKEQFGWIEVICGSMFSGKTEELIRRLKRAQFAKQKVEIFKPIVDTRYHEEMVVSHDSNEIRSTPVPAAANIRLLADDCDVIGIDEAQFFDDEIVTVCNDLANKGIRVVVAGLDMDFKGNPFGPMPALMATAEYVTKVHAVCTRTGNLANYSFRKSLNDNLVLLGETEEYEPLSRAAFYKAMLREKIKGINVDSEEVLSKKQKPNE is encoded by the coding sequence ATGTTTCTCGAAAACACAGTCAACCCTAAGGAACAGTTTGGATGGATCGAGGTGATTTGCGGTTCCATGTTTTCCGGAAAGACCGAAGAACTGATCCGACGATTAAAACGGGCCCAATTCGCCAAGCAAAAAGTGGAAATTTTCAAACCTATTGTGGATACTCGTTACCATGAAGAAATGGTGGTCTCCCACGATTCCAACGAAATCAGGTCCACCCCCGTTCCCGCCGCGGCCAATATTCGGCTTTTGGCGGACGACTGTGATGTGATCGGTATTGACGAAGCCCAATTTTTTGATGATGAAATCGTGACCGTTTGCAACGATTTGGCCAACAAGGGCATTCGCGTAGTGGTCGCAGGCCTGGATATGGACTTTAAAGGGAACCCCTTTGGGCCTATGCCAGCGTTGATGGCCACAGCAGAATACGTGACCAAGGTACACGCCGTTTGCACCCGTACCGGAAATTTGGCCAACTACAGTTTTAGGAAATCCTTGAACGACAATTTAGTGCTGCTAGGTGAAACCGAGGAATATGAACCCTTGAGCAGAGCCGCATTTTATAAGGCCATGTTGCGCGAAAAAATTAAGGGGATCAACGTGGATTCCGAAGAGGTGCTCTCCAAAAAACAAAAACCCAATGAGTAA
- the rsmI gene encoding 16S rRNA (cytidine(1402)-2'-O)-methyltransferase, with protein MGKLYLVPTPIGNLEDMTLRAIKVLKEVDVVLAEDTRTSGKLLKHFEINTPLQSHHMHNEHKQVDTLVQKMKEGSVYALISDAGTPAISDPGFLLTRACVENDIEVECLPGATAFVPALVNSGLPNDRFVFEGFLPLKKGRQTRLLELAEETRTLVFYESPHKLLKTLTHFAEYFGEDRPVSVSRELTKLYEETVRGTVAELIAYFTTKAPKGEFVIVVGGKK; from the coding sequence ATGGGAAAGTTATATCTAGTACCGACACCAATAGGAAATTTGGAGGACATGACGCTACGTGCCATCAAGGTGCTCAAGGAAGTAGATGTTGTTTTGGCGGAAGATACCCGGACCAGTGGCAAGTTGCTCAAACATTTCGAGATCAATACGCCTTTACAGAGCCATCACATGCACAACGAGCACAAACAGGTGGACACGTTGGTGCAAAAAATGAAGGAGGGGTCCGTTTATGCCTTGATTTCCGATGCAGGCACTCCAGCCATTTCCGACCCTGGTTTTTTATTGACCCGCGCCTGCGTGGAAAACGATATTGAAGTGGAATGTTTGCCCGGAGCCACTGCATTTGTACCGGCTTTGGTAAACAGCGGATTGCCCAACGACCGATTTGTTTTTGAAGGGTTTCTGCCCCTAAAAAAAGGCCGCCAGACCCGACTTCTGGAATTGGCCGAAGAAACGCGAACGCTGGTTTTTTATGAATCGCCCCACAAACTCCTTAAAACCTTGACCCATTTCGCCGAGTATTTTGGTGAAGACCGACCCGTTTCCGTATCCCGGGAGTTGACCAAGTTGTATGAGGAAACCGTTCGAGGGACTGTAGCCGAGCTAATTGCCTATTTTACCACAAAGGCACCGAAAGGCGAATTCGTGATTGTGGTCGGTGGCAAGAAATAG
- the recJ gene encoding single-stranded-DNA-specific exonuclease RecJ: protein MRWTIKPKPEQESIDQLSEALGVDDLVAQLLLQRGISDYEEAKAFFRPELSHLHDPFLMKDMSKAVERIEQAMANEENIMVYGDYDVDGTTSVALVSSFLMETYPNVATYIPDRYAEGYGISFQGIDFAADNDIGLMIALDCGIKAIDQIRYAKEKGVDVIVCDHHRPGQELPDAVAVLDPKQQDCFYPYKELCGCGVGFKLIQALGSKQGKTIDDLILYLDLVATAIAADIVPITGENRVLAHYGLLVINENPRTGIKALIDQTKKRELTITDVVFIIAPRINAAGRMKHGQHAVALLVETDIDQAQQFASEIELFNTERRSLDQEITQEALVQIQENGEEEKFTSVVYNENWHKGVIGIVASRLTETYYRPTLVFTKSGDKLAASARSVKGFDIYNALEGCSDCLEQFGGHMYAAGLTLLEEQYEAFKNQFEKVVSESIDPILLKPEISVDAKISMHQITPKLMRILKQFAPFGPGNMTPVFMAEGLKDTGYARGVGEGEKHLKCSVYQPGSNPIGGIGFNLGNKLDVVKRIKPFDAVFSLDENEWNGTVSLQLKLRDIR from the coding sequence ATGCGCTGGACCATAAAGCCAAAACCTGAACAAGAATCCATCGACCAACTTTCCGAAGCATTGGGCGTTGATGACTTGGTTGCCCAATTGTTGCTTCAACGGGGGATAAGCGACTATGAGGAGGCAAAGGCATTTTTCCGACCTGAATTAAGCCACCTGCACGACCCTTTTTTGATGAAAGATATGTCCAAGGCGGTGGAGCGTATCGAGCAGGCCATGGCCAACGAAGAAAACATAATGGTGTATGGGGATTATGATGTGGACGGAACCACTTCCGTAGCTTTGGTGAGTTCCTTTTTGATGGAAACGTACCCCAATGTGGCGACCTATATTCCAGATCGCTACGCGGAAGGATATGGTATTTCGTTTCAAGGGATTGATTTTGCAGCGGACAACGATATCGGTTTGATGATTGCCTTGGACTGCGGCATCAAGGCCATTGACCAAATAAGGTATGCCAAGGAAAAGGGAGTCGATGTCATTGTTTGCGATCACCACCGACCTGGGCAAGAACTGCCTGATGCCGTCGCAGTATTGGACCCCAAACAGCAAGATTGTTTCTATCCGTACAAAGAACTTTGTGGATGTGGTGTCGGCTTTAAACTCATTCAAGCCTTGGGTTCCAAGCAAGGAAAAACCATAGATGATTTGATTCTATATTTGGATTTGGTTGCTACGGCAATCGCAGCGGATATTGTTCCAATTACGGGAGAAAATCGTGTGCTGGCCCATTATGGATTGTTGGTCATTAACGAAAATCCAAGAACAGGGATCAAGGCACTTATTGATCAGACCAAAAAAAGGGAACTTACCATCACCGATGTAGTCTTCATCATTGCACCAAGAATCAATGCAGCAGGGCGTATGAAACATGGCCAACACGCCGTTGCACTTCTGGTGGAAACGGATATTGACCAAGCGCAACAATTCGCCTCAGAAATTGAACTGTTCAATACCGAAAGACGAAGTCTGGATCAAGAGATTACCCAAGAAGCTTTGGTCCAAATCCAAGAAAACGGAGAAGAAGAAAAGTTTACCTCCGTGGTCTATAACGAGAACTGGCACAAAGGTGTAATCGGCATTGTGGCCTCACGATTGACGGAGACCTACTACAGGCCCACTTTGGTCTTTACTAAAAGCGGTGACAAACTGGCTGCCTCTGCCAGATCGGTAAAGGGATTTGACATTTATAATGCCCTCGAAGGCTGTTCCGACTGTTTGGAGCAGTTCGGCGGGCATATGTACGCCGCAGGCCTTACCTTGTTGGAGGAACAGTACGAAGCCTTCAAAAATCAGTTTGAGAAAGTGGTGTCCGAATCCATCGACCCCATATTACTAAAGCCCGAAATTTCCGTGGATGCCAAAATCTCAATGCATCAAATCACACCAAAACTGATGCGCATCCTAAAGCAATTTGCACCCTTTGGTCCTGGAAATATGACCCCGGTTTTTATGGCCGAAGGATTAAAGGACACCGGTTATGCCCGTGGTGTTGGTGAGGGCGAAAAACATTTAAAATGTAGTGTATATCAACCAGGTTCCAACCCAATTGGGGGCATTGGATTTAATTTAGGCAATAAATTGGATGTGGTTAAGCGAATAAAACCGTTCGATGCCGTATTTTCGTTGGACGAGAATGAATGGAACGGAACGGTGAGCCTTCAACTAAAACTAAGAGATATTCGCTAG
- a CDS encoding MATE family efflux transporter produces MSTQVNFRSINQLAIPATISGIAEPILSITDTAIVGNIPVDGLESLAAAGIVGSFLSMLIWVLGQTRSSISAIISQYLGAGRLDEVKNMPAQAIYLNILLSIVVLLSTIFVIEEIFTLFNASGKILEYCVSYYSIRVWGFPLTLFTFAIFGIFRGLQNTFYPMVIAMLGAGLNILLDFVLVYGIDGFIPALYLEGAAWASLIAQAVMAILSLILLIKKTDISMKLTFPLNKEIKRLIFMSLNLFVRTLALNAALMLAVREATTLGDRFIGAHTIAVNLWLFAAFFIDGYAAAGNSMGGKLLGAADYDGLWKLAKTIFKYGMIVSLVLMCFGFIFYRPIGHLFSNEEIVLNTFYSIFFIVILGLPMNTLAFIFDGIFKGMGEMKYLRNVLLAATFLGFIPCLYLGMYLGLGFYAIWIAFVVWMMIRGFSLVWKFRRKFRPLVQNP; encoded by the coding sequence TTGAGCACGCAGGTAAATTTTAGGAGCATCAACCAATTGGCGATTCCCGCCACCATTTCGGGCATTGCGGAACCCATCCTTTCCATTACGGACACGGCCATTGTGGGCAATATTCCCGTGGACGGACTGGAATCCTTGGCCGCGGCGGGCATCGTGGGGTCGTTTTTATCCATGCTCATTTGGGTGCTCGGCCAGACGCGAAGCTCCATTTCAGCCATCATATCGCAATATTTGGGCGCAGGAAGGCTGGACGAGGTAAAAAATATGCCCGCACAGGCCATTTATCTGAACATTCTTTTGAGCATCGTGGTGCTCCTCTCCACCATCTTTGTCATCGAAGAAATTTTCACGCTCTTCAATGCATCGGGAAAAATTTTGGAGTATTGTGTCTCCTATTACTCCATTCGCGTTTGGGGATTTCCCCTTACGTTGTTCACTTTTGCCATTTTTGGCATATTCCGCGGGTTGCAGAACACCTTCTACCCCATGGTCATCGCCATGCTGGGGGCAGGCCTCAATATCCTTTTGGATTTTGTTCTGGTCTATGGCATCGATGGATTCATTCCCGCACTTTATTTGGAAGGTGCCGCATGGGCCAGTTTGATCGCCCAAGCCGTCATGGCCATCTTGTCCCTTATTTTATTGATAAAAAAGACGGATATCAGTATGAAACTGACCTTCCCGCTGAACAAGGAGATCAAACGGCTGATTTTTATGAGCCTCAACCTTTTTGTAAGGACTTTGGCCCTCAATGCCGCTTTGATGCTGGCCGTTCGCGAAGCAACCACCTTGGGCGACCGCTTTATCGGAGCACACACCATTGCCGTCAACCTATGGTTGTTCGCCGCATTTTTTATTGATGGCTATGCTGCAGCGGGCAACAGTATGGGCGGAAAACTCTTGGGTGCCGCCGATTACGATGGACTATGGAAATTGGCCAAGACCATATTCAAATACGGGATGATTGTAAGTCTTGTTCTTATGTGTTTCGGATTTATTTTCTACCGCCCCATTGGCCACCTTTTCTCCAATGAGGAAATCGTGCTCAATACTTTTTACAGTATTTTCTTCATCGTGATTCTGGGTCTGCCCATGAACACTTTGGCCTTTATTTTTGATGGCATCTTCAAAGGCATGGGCGAAATGAAATATCTGCGAAATGTGCTCTTGGCGGCCACTTTTTTAGGATTTATTCCCTGTCTGTATTTGGGCATGTACCTGGGTCTTGGTTTTTATGCCATTTGGATCGCCTTTGTGGTCTGGATGATGATTCGCGGATTCTCCTTGGTTTGGAAATTTAGAAGAAAGTTCAGACCCTTGGTGCAAAACCCTTAA
- a CDS encoding universal stress protein: protein MNNILVPIGTSPDSHQTLQYAVDFASNFGAQIYVMDVFNVTTAVGSLANVEEKVAKSSKEHLKEVIDQVDTKGVEIKLATYNGDIIDGLKSINKELGIDLIIIAPKSNDIQEELYLGNTSGRIIKQTEIPTLIVPKGTTFKPVKKILTAFGSGILKRSSILTPLIMIKNKFRSEVSLLLVKRPGYTEDDLKVNTALMDLSSQLTITENGTTYLGVTEYFQKEHPDMLCVFRRKRGFFKKLWEKNTIPKSEFFVKIPLLVLSVKKD from the coding sequence ATGAACAATATACTTGTACCCATTGGAACTTCTCCAGATTCTCATCAAACATTGCAATACGCTGTTGACTTTGCCTCAAATTTTGGGGCTCAGATCTATGTGATGGACGTATTTAATGTTACCACTGCCGTAGGAAGCTTGGCCAATGTGGAAGAAAAGGTCGCCAAGAGCAGCAAGGAACATTTAAAGGAAGTTATTGATCAGGTAGACACGAAAGGGGTCGAAATAAAATTGGCCACTTACAATGGTGACATCATCGATGGTTTAAAAAGCATCAATAAGGAACTTGGCATCGATTTGATCATTATTGCACCAAAAAGTAACGACATTCAGGAAGAACTTTACTTGGGTAACACTTCTGGAAGAATCATCAAACAGACAGAGATTCCTACGTTGATCGTTCCCAAAGGAACAACGTTTAAACCTGTCAAGAAAATATTGACGGCTTTTGGATCGGGAATCTTAAAACGAAGCAGCATTTTGACTCCATTGATCATGATCAAGAACAAGTTTAGATCGGAAGTGAGCCTGTTGTTGGTAAAAAGGCCGGGGTATACCGAAGATGATCTTAAGGTGAATACGGCTTTGATGGATTTGAGCTCGCAATTGACGATTACCGAGAACGGAACAACATATTTAGGGGTAACAGAATATTTCCAGAAGGAGCACCCGGATATGCTTTGCGTGTTCCGTAGAAAGCGGGGGTTCTTTAAAAAGTTATGGGAAAAGAACACGATACCCAAATCGGAGTTCTTCGTAAAAATACCTTTATTGGTACTTAGCGTTAAAAAAGATTAA
- a CDS encoding carboxymuconolactone decarboxylase family protein, producing MALVNPLSPDHDAETKELAEFFNETLGFCPNSVLTMQHRPAISKAFINLNKAVMANEGRVTSALKRMIAWVSSNATGCRYCQAHAIRAAERYGANQEQLDNIWEYRTHNAFSDAEKAALDFALAASQVPNTVSADIKKRLHKHWNDGEIVEMMGVISLFGYLNRWNDSMGTAIEDGAVESAEKYLGEVGWQKGKHDGSKY from the coding sequence ATGGCCTTAGTAAACCCCTTGTCGCCCGACCATGATGCAGAAACAAAAGAACTGGCGGAATTCTTTAACGAGACCCTTGGGTTTTGTCCCAATTCCGTGTTGACCATGCAGCACCGGCCAGCTATTTCCAAGGCTTTCATTAACCTTAACAAGGCCGTGATGGCCAATGAGGGACGTGTGACTTCCGCCCTAAAACGTATGATCGCATGGGTGAGCAGTAACGCTACGGGCTGTCGTTACTGCCAAGCACACGCCATTAGGGCGGCAGAACGGTATGGTGCCAATCAGGAACAACTGGACAACATTTGGGAATACCGTACCCACAATGCGTTCTCCGATGCCGAAAAGGCTGCGTTGGATTTTGCCCTGGCCGCTTCGCAAGTACCGAACACCGTTAGCGCCGATATTAAAAAACGATTGCACAAACATTGGAATGATGGTGAGATTGTGGAAATGATGGGGGTCATCTCACTTTTTGGCTATTTGAACCGCTGGAACGATTCCATGGGTACAGCCATAGAAGATGGTGCTGTGGAAAGTGCGGAAAAATATCTGGGCGAGGTAGGCTGGCAAAAAGGGAAACACGATGGGTCTAAATACTAG
- a CDS encoding GNAT family N-acetyltransferase, with protein MIRRAKISEIPDILTITQACAKKMQTNRIFQWNEHYPSKEAFIKDIQRDELFVIEENNTVQGTIVISTLMDEEYKPIEWLTPNGNSTYIHRLSVHPDLQGKGLAQKMMGFAENYSKENGFVSVRLDTFSQNKRNQRFYEQRGYQKLGDIHFPKQSDHPFHCYELVL; from the coding sequence ATGATAAGACGCGCAAAGATATCCGAAATCCCCGATATCTTGACCATAACCCAGGCCTGTGCCAAAAAAATGCAGACCAACCGAATTTTTCAATGGAACGAGCATTATCCTTCCAAAGAAGCCTTCATCAAAGACATTCAACGTGACGAACTTTTCGTAATAGAAGAGAATAACACTGTTCAGGGTACCATCGTCATATCCACTCTAATGGATGAGGAATACAAACCCATTGAATGGTTGACCCCGAATGGAAACAGCACTTACATTCATCGCCTTTCGGTACACCCAGACCTTCAAGGGAAGGGGCTGGCCCAAAAAATGATGGGTTTTGCTGAAAATTATTCCAAGGAAAATGGATTTGTTTCAGTGCGCTTGGACACCTTTTCCCAGAACAAGAGAAACCAACGTTTTTATGAGCAACGGGGCTATCAAAAATTGGGGGACATCCACTTTCCCAAACAAAGCGATCATCCTTTTCATTGTTATGAATTAGTGCTGTAA